From a single Coriobacteriaceae bacterium genomic region:
- the murJ gene encoding murein biosynthesis integral membrane protein MurJ, whose protein sequence is MGSSDYSTVGRSAGLMTILTIVSRVTGFIRTWAMAAAIGMSLLSSSYQVANNLPNMLYELVMGGMLVTAFLPVYMGVRREQGREASNEYVGNLLGILLLVLGGISLLGTVFAPGFIWTQSFLSGDGGSMDTAAFMFRFFAIQILFYGLGSVFSGVLNAHRDYFWSTFAPVLNNVIVIASFMGFAPVSAQFGERAGIILIAAGTTLGVFVQMACQIPALGKHGVHPHIHIDFKDPALRQTIALGIPTLLATVCMFVSTSITNAAALVVQPETGPSVIAYARLWYTLPYALIAASLSTALYTELSHDAQEKDYDSVRTGISRGVAQMLFFLIPFALYLIVFARPLNMIYCAGKFDESGVALVSEFLIYLALSLPLYGVVVLMQKSFSALLDMKPYSRYCLYSAIGQAGSVLLFGVVLGFGMPAIALSYVVDYVILVGCSLWWLRRRLRGLQVKSILHGGFFGLLLGGLGAAAGAGVMRALEHFVGALGGSILITLGYVCVAGVVSLAVTFGLAVVLKMPEVSALIRRK, encoded by the coding sequence ATGGGCTCGTCGGACTACTCCACGGTTGGTCGTTCCGCCGGGCTTATGACCATCCTGACCATCGTGTCTCGCGTCACCGGTTTTATCCGCACGTGGGCAATGGCGGCCGCTATCGGCATGTCGCTGCTCTCGTCTTCCTATCAGGTCGCCAACAACCTGCCCAATATGCTCTACGAACTCGTGATGGGCGGCATGCTCGTGACGGCGTTTTTGCCCGTGTACATGGGCGTGAGGCGTGAGCAGGGTCGCGAGGCCTCGAACGAGTACGTGGGCAACCTGCTCGGTATTCTGCTATTGGTGCTGGGTGGCATTTCGTTGCTGGGGACCGTGTTCGCCCCGGGCTTTATCTGGACGCAATCGTTCCTTTCGGGTGACGGCGGCAGCATGGATACCGCTGCGTTCATGTTCCGTTTCTTTGCCATCCAGATTCTGTTTTATGGTTTGGGCTCGGTGTTTTCGGGCGTCCTCAACGCACACCGCGACTACTTCTGGTCGACGTTTGCCCCGGTCCTCAACAATGTGATCGTCATTGCGAGCTTTATGGGCTTTGCGCCCGTGTCCGCACAGTTTGGCGAACGTGCCGGCATCATCTTGATTGCGGCCGGTACGACCCTCGGTGTCTTTGTTCAGATGGCATGTCAGATCCCCGCGCTTGGCAAGCACGGCGTGCATCCCCATATCCATATCGACTTTAAGGACCCCGCACTGCGCCAGACGATTGCGCTCGGTATCCCGACGCTGCTCGCCACGGTGTGCATGTTTGTCTCGACTTCTATCACCAACGCTGCTGCGCTGGTGGTCCAGCCCGAGACTGGTCCTTCCGTCATCGCCTATGCGCGCCTGTGGTACACGCTGCCCTACGCGCTGATTGCCGCCTCGCTTTCGACGGCGCTCTATACCGAGCTCTCTCACGACGCACAGGAGAAGGATTACGACAGCGTCCGCACGGGCATTTCGCGTGGCGTCGCCCAGATGCTGTTCTTCCTGATTCCATTCGCGCTGTACCTGATTGTCTTCGCGCGTCCGCTCAACATGATCTACTGCGCTGGCAAGTTCGATGAGTCCGGTGTGGCGCTGGTGTCGGAGTTCCTTATCTACCTGGCACTTTCCCTGCCGCTCTACGGCGTGGTCGTGCTGATGCAGAAGAGCTTCTCTGCCTTGCTCGACATGAAGCCCTATAGCCGCTATTGTCTGTATTCCGCCATCGGCCAGGCCGGCTCGGTTCTGCTGTTTGGCGTTGTGCTGGGCTTCGGTATGCCGGCAATCGCGCTTTCGTATGTCGTCGACTACGTGATCTTGGTCGGTTGCTCGCTGTGGTGGCTGCGTCGTCGCCTGCGTGGTCTTCAGGTTAAATCTATCCTGCATGGCGGTTTCTTCGGCCTTTTGCTCGGTGGCCTGGGTGCTGCCGCAGGCGCCGGCGTCATGCGGGCGCTTGAGCACTTTGTCGGGGCACTTGGCGGCTCGATTCTGATTACTCTTGGCTACGTTTGCGTTGCGGGTGTCGTCTCGCTTGCTGTTACCTTTGGCCTTGCCGTCGTCCTTAAGATGCCCGAGGTCTCGGCGCTGATTCGTCGCAAGTAG
- the ybaK gene encoding Cys-tRNA(Pro) deacylase, producing MAKAVKTPKTNAMRELESAGISYVLHTYEDDGDESVGLGVAISEQLGEEPGQGFKTLVCVTPSNDYVVCCIPVADELDLKSAARAAGEKSLAMMHVKDLLAATGYVRGGCSPVGMKKRYRTLIDETCVLWDTIFISGGKRGYQLELAPDDLIAFCGATFAAITRED from the coding sequence ATGGCAAAGGCTGTAAAGACGCCAAAAACCAATGCGATGCGCGAGCTGGAAAGCGCCGGCATTTCCTATGTTCTACATACGTACGAAGACGATGGTGATGAGTCGGTGGGCCTGGGGGTCGCGATTTCGGAGCAGCTTGGCGAGGAGCCCGGTCAAGGATTTAAGACTTTGGTCTGCGTGACACCGTCCAACGACTATGTCGTGTGCTGCATTCCTGTTGCCGACGAGCTCGATCTAAAGTCCGCCGCGCGTGCCGCGGGGGAGAAGTCCTTGGCCATGATGCATGTGAAGGATTTGCTTGCGGCGACTGGCTACGTTCGCGGCGGCTGCAGCCCGGTCGGTATGAAAAAACGCTACCGGACGCTCATTGATGAGACGTGTGTCCTTTGGGATACCATTTTTATTTCGGGAGGCAAGCGTGGTTATCAGCTCGAGCTTGCACCCGATGATTTAATTGCATTTTGCGGGGCGACGTTTGCCGCGATTACGAGAGAGGACTGA
- the uvrA gene encoding excinuclease ABC subunit UvrA: MSDSSIVIRGAREHNLRDIDVSIPRDQLVVITGLSGSGKSSLAFDTIYAEGQRRYVESLSSYARQFLGQMDKPDLDSIDGLSPAVSIDQKTTSKNPRSTVGTVTEIYDYLRLLFARVGTPHCPECGRVIERQTTDQVADKVLAAGEGRRAFVLAPVVRGRKGEYTKLFEDLRAEGFSRVRVDGEVRSLDDPIDLDKKFKHDIEVVVDRIVIRENSLGRIAESVEQATALAHGNVNVYLLPDRDAPEGTEGELLEYSLALACPEHGHSIDDLQPRDFSFNAPYGACPECDGLGFKKTVDAEALIEDPSKSIADGVFGSLFGNSNYYPQIFAAVCKHFKVSADTPWEDLPPRVRRAFLDGLGDTKISVDYQKLDGRRSQWDTKFSGVRNILYERYTETTNENTKARLEKYIREEPCSTCHGARLRSEMLAVTVGGKSIYEVCCLSCRESLEFFEGLELTERQQFIGGRIVKEILERLRFLVDVGLDYLTLDRASATLSGGEAQRIRLATQIGAGLMGVLYILDEPSIGLHQRDNERLIKTLERLRDIGNTVIVVEHDEDTIRAADYVIDMGPGAGVNGGHVVAAGTPADIMACPESMTGAYLTGKRMIRVPDERRKPGRGCLKITGARANNLKNVTAKIEFGTLTVVTGVSGSGKSSLVTDTIAPALTNAIHRSTRPVGPYKKIEGIECIDKVIDIDQSPIGRTPRSNPATYIGLWDDLRALFASTPESKARGYSPGRFSFNVSGGRCEACKGDGQIKIEMHFLPDIYVPCEVCGGKRYNRETLEVTYRGKTISDVLDMSVTEALAFFGNIPQIKRKLQTLYDVGLGYVSLGQPATTLSGGEAQRVKLAKELHRRQTGKTFYILDEPTTGLHFEDVRQLLDVLQRLVDAGNTVLVIEHNLDVIKVADRLIDMGPEGGNGGGTVVVSGTPEQVADCPQSYTGKFLAPLLRRDRERQAQLDAQ; encoded by the coding sequence ATGTCTGATTCTTCTATCGTTATTCGCGGCGCTCGTGAGCACAACCTCCGTGATATCGATGTTTCCATTCCGCGTGACCAACTCGTGGTCATTACCGGTCTTTCTGGCTCGGGCAAGAGTTCGCTGGCATTCGACACTATCTATGCCGAGGGCCAGCGTCGATACGTCGAGAGCCTTTCGAGTTATGCGCGCCAGTTCTTGGGCCAGATGGACAAACCCGACTTGGATTCAATCGACGGCCTTTCGCCGGCTGTCTCAATTGATCAAAAGACGACATCCAAGAACCCGCGCTCGACGGTTGGCACCGTAACCGAGATTTATGACTATCTGCGCCTGCTGTTCGCCCGTGTGGGCACCCCGCACTGTCCCGAATGCGGCCGTGTCATTGAGCGTCAGACGACCGATCAGGTTGCCGACAAGGTCTTGGCGGCGGGGGAGGGCCGCCGCGCGTTTGTGCTGGCACCGGTGGTACGCGGGCGAAAAGGCGAGTACACCAAACTGTTTGAGGACCTTCGCGCCGAGGGCTTTAGCCGCGTGCGTGTCGACGGTGAAGTGCGCTCGCTCGACGATCCGATCGATCTGGACAAGAAGTTCAAGCACGATATCGAGGTCGTGGTCGATCGCATCGTGATTCGCGAGAACTCGCTGGGCCGTATCGCCGAGTCCGTTGAACAGGCGACTGCGCTGGCGCACGGCAATGTGAACGTATACTTGCTGCCCGACCGCGACGCTCCCGAGGGGACCGAGGGCGAGCTGCTGGAGTATTCGTTGGCCTTGGCGTGCCCGGAGCATGGACACTCCATTGACGATCTTCAGCCGCGTGATTTTTCGTTTAACGCTCCCTATGGCGCATGTCCTGAGTGCGACGGCCTGGGCTTTAAGAAAACCGTTGATGCCGAGGCGCTGATTGAGGATCCCTCGAAGTCCATTGCCGACGGAGTCTTTGGTAGCCTGTTTGGCAATTCGAACTACTATCCGCAGATTTTTGCTGCGGTCTGCAAACACTTTAAGGTGAGCGCTGATACGCCGTGGGAGGACTTGCCCCCTCGCGTGCGTCGTGCATTCTTGGATGGCCTGGGCGATACGAAGATCTCGGTCGACTACCAAAAGCTCGACGGACGTCGCAGCCAGTGGGATACCAAGTTTTCGGGCGTTCGCAACATCCTGTACGAACGCTATACCGAGACGACGAACGAGAACACCAAGGCGCGCCTGGAGAAGTACATTCGCGAGGAGCCGTGCTCGACCTGCCACGGCGCTCGTTTGCGCTCCGAGATGCTCGCCGTCACCGTGGGCGGCAAGTCCATTTACGAGGTTTGTTGCCTGTCGTGCCGTGAATCGCTCGAGTTTTTTGAGGGCCTGGAACTCACCGAGCGCCAACAGTTTATCGGCGGTCGTATCGTCAAGGAAATTCTGGAGCGCTTGCGTTTTCTGGTCGATGTTGGACTCGACTATCTGACGCTCGATCGTGCCTCGGCGACGCTTTCCGGTGGCGAGGCACAGCGTATTCGACTGGCAACGCAGATCGGCGCGGGTCTCATGGGCGTGCTCTATATTCTGGACGAGCCCTCGATCGGTCTTCATCAGCGTGACAACGAGCGCCTGATCAAGACGCTCGAGCGCCTGCGCGATATCGGCAATACCGTTATCGTCGTCGAACACGACGAGGATACAATCCGTGCCGCCGACTACGTGATCGACATGGGGCCCGGCGCCGGTGTCAACGGCGGGCACGTAGTCGCGGCGGGAACGCCTGCTGATATCATGGCGTGTCCTGAGTCGATGACGGGCGCTTATCTGACCGGCAAACGAATGATTCGGGTGCCTGATGAACGGCGCAAGCCCGGTCGCGGCTGCCTTAAAATTACGGGCGCTCGAGCCAACAACCTCAAAAATGTCACTGCCAAGATCGAGTTTGGTACGCTTACGGTTGTTACCGGCGTGTCGGGATCGGGCAAGAGCTCCCTGGTTACCGACACTATTGCGCCTGCCCTTACGAATGCCATTCACCGTTCGACGCGCCCTGTGGGTCCGTATAAGAAAATCGAGGGCATCGAGTGTATCGATAAGGTTATCGATATCGACCAGTCGCCGATTGGCCGCACGCCGCGTTCCAACCCTGCTACCTATATCGGCCTGTGGGATGATCTTCGCGCGCTGTTTGCGAGTACGCCGGAGTCGAAGGCGCGCGGCTACTCGCCGGGTCGTTTCTCCTTTAATGTGAGTGGCGGGCGCTGTGAGGCGTGCAAGGGCGACGGACAGATCAAGATCGAGATGCACTTCCTTCCCGATATCTACGTTCCCTGCGAAGTTTGCGGCGGTAAACGCTACAACCGCGAGACACTCGAGGTCACCTACCGTGGCAAGACCATCTCGGACGTGCTCGACATGAGCGTCACCGAGGCGCTGGCCTTCTTTGGGAATATCCCGCAGATTAAGCGCAAGCTCCAGACGCTGTACGATGTAGGCTTGGGCTACGTGAGCCTGGGCCAGCCCGCCACGACGCTCTCGGGCGGCGAGGCACAGCGTGTGAAGCTCGCCAAGGAGCTTCATCGACGCCAGACGGGCAAGACGTTCTATATTTTGGACGAGCCGACGACCGGCCTTCATTTTGAGGACGTCCGCCAGCTGCTCGATGTGCTGCAGCGCTTGGTCGATGCGGGCAACACAGTGCTGGTGATTGAGCACAACCTTGATGTCATCAAGGTTGCCGACCGCCTGATCGATATGGGTCCCGAAGGCGGTAACGGCGGCGGAACCGTCGTGGTTTCGGGCACACCGGAGCAGGTTGCGGACTGTCCGCAGAGTTATACGGGCAAGTTTTTGGCGCCGTTGCTCAGGCGTGACCGGGAGCGTCAGGCTCAACTTGATGCTCAATAA
- a CDS encoding LTA synthase family protein, protein MTEDIPLEITSSDMANLPIFIAVLIVAIVVVRVYFSIKRNEKPPIARVFWCATLLIPLGVVAAWVTNQLLVNEGSSLWVLSYSALGAAAVMLLVEPLVSGLIDQTDLTTGTVACICRDILVIAAVSALSFVSLEIACNETFYRIPANSFGFSVGLLATVLLSLYLLGQRHGGVMALVPVVCCILGIAEHFVITFKGEAILPSDILALGTAMEVSEGYEFTFTAGIVTSLALLEISLGLLSLIRPRKLRTPTHVFPAIAANLCAFLLVTVVGLSGFSNIDLEQALDFGFDRWQPITTYASQGFITSFTEMVNELPIEKPEDYTPDEAQSIEQELATVYDSTYGSSEQRAAAVAQFNEIKPTIVAVMNESFSDLSCFEQLQTAGYTGPAFYNSLPDTLVRGTMLASVAGGGTANSEFEFLTGATTAFVGLGKIPYQLYQMNGVNSLAKDLKELGYTATAMHPQNPVNYHRDKIYQQLGFGDFLSIGDFEGAPYYHAGVCDYATYDKILDLLRTDEAPQFIFDVTMQNHGGYDYGTVPAEELTNYWVEGASEGANSALNTYLTCINASDRDLEYFINELRNIGRPVVLVFFGDHQPSAATTLNDELYPQEDTASHAFRIYQSTYLVWANYEIAGNTELNVYDTVGANEIAAITLNKIGAPLTNYQKALLATRSDVPTINVAGYLGADGLRYDLESEDSPYASTIDKLQRMQYFEFASKVQ, encoded by the coding sequence ATGACCGAAGATATCCCCCTTGAAATCACTTCGAGCGACATGGCCAATCTGCCCATATTCATCGCCGTCCTTATCGTGGCCATCGTCGTGGTGCGCGTGTATTTTTCAATCAAACGCAACGAAAAGCCACCCATTGCCCGCGTCTTTTGGTGCGCGACGCTCCTCATCCCGCTCGGCGTGGTAGCTGCATGGGTTACGAATCAATTGCTCGTAAATGAGGGCAGCTCCCTATGGGTCCTTTCTTATTCGGCGCTCGGTGCTGCCGCCGTCATGCTTCTTGTCGAGCCCTTGGTTTCGGGACTTATCGACCAAACCGACCTTACGACGGGAACGGTTGCCTGTATTTGCCGTGACATCCTTGTCATCGCCGCTGTTTCAGCGCTCTCGTTCGTTTCACTCGAAATTGCCTGCAACGAAACGTTCTATCGCATTCCCGCCAACTCATTCGGGTTTTCCGTCGGGCTGCTCGCGACGGTTCTGCTCTCCCTTTATTTGCTGGGACAGCGTCATGGAGGCGTCATGGCCCTCGTGCCCGTCGTCTGTTGCATCCTTGGCATTGCCGAGCACTTCGTCATAACGTTTAAAGGCGAAGCCATCCTGCCAAGCGATATCTTGGCCCTTGGCACCGCAATGGAAGTGAGCGAGGGATACGAGTTTACCTTTACCGCCGGAATCGTAACCTCTCTCGCCCTGCTGGAGATTTCCCTGGGGCTTCTTTCGCTCATCCGACCGCGAAAGCTCCGTACGCCCACCCATGTCTTCCCCGCTATCGCCGCTAACCTCTGTGCTTTTCTGCTAGTGACCGTTGTGGGGCTCTCAGGCTTTTCCAACATCGACTTGGAGCAGGCGCTGGATTTTGGATTTGACCGTTGGCAGCCCATCACCACGTATGCGTCTCAGGGTTTTATCACTTCGTTCACCGAAATGGTCAACGAGTTGCCCATTGAGAAGCCCGAAGACTATACGCCCGATGAGGCGCAGAGCATCGAGCAGGAGCTCGCCACCGTCTACGACAGCACATATGGCTCGAGCGAACAGCGCGCGGCGGCCGTTGCCCAGTTCAATGAAATCAAGCCGACGATTGTTGCCGTCATGAACGAGAGTTTTAGCGACCTTTCGTGCTTTGAGCAGCTCCAGACGGCCGGGTACACCGGCCCCGCATTCTACAACTCGCTTCCCGACACACTTGTTCGCGGCACCATGCTCGCTTCGGTCGCCGGTGGCGGAACGGCGAACTCCGAATTCGAATTTTTGACCGGAGCGACAACGGCCTTTGTCGGATTAGGCAAAATCCCCTATCAGCTGTATCAGATGAATGGCGTCAACAGCCTGGCAAAGGACCTTAAAGAGCTTGGGTATACCGCTACCGCTATGCACCCGCAAAACCCCGTCAACTACCATCGAGATAAAATCTATCAGCAGCTGGGCTTTGGAGACTTTCTTTCAATCGGCGATTTCGAAGGTGCGCCCTATTACCATGCCGGCGTATGCGACTACGCCACCTACGACAAGATACTCGACCTGCTTAGAACCGACGAAGCCCCGCAGTTCATCTTTGACGTCACGATGCAAAATCACGGCGGCTACGACTATGGCACCGTTCCCGCCGAAGAGCTGACAAACTATTGGGTCGAGGGAGCCAGTGAGGGTGCCAACAGCGCGCTCAACACCTATCTCACCTGCATCAACGCATCCGACCGGGACCTCGAGTACTTTATCAACGAACTCCGCAATATCGGCAGACCGGTTGTTCTTGTCTTTTTTGGCGACCATCAGCCGAGCGCCGCAACGACTCTCAACGACGAGCTGTACCCTCAGGAAGATACGGCAAGCCACGCTTTCCGTATCTATCAGTCGACATATCTCGTCTGGGCTAACTATGAGATCGCCGGCAATACCGAGCTCAACGTCTACGACACCGTCGGGGCAAACGAGATTGCAGCCATTACCCTTAATAAGATCGGCGCCCCGCTCACCAATTACCAAAAGGCCCTGCTTGCGACAAGGTCAGATGTGCCCACCATCAATGTCGCCGGCTATCTCGGTGCCGACGGGCTGCGCTACGACTTGGAATCGGAAGACAGCCCCTACGCCTCGACGATCGACAAGCTGCAGCGCATGCAATACTTCGAGTTCGCCAGCAAAGTTCAGTAA
- a CDS encoding Mrp/NBP35 family ATP-binding protein — translation MGCEHAQAAGGQTSPSQFEENTLSEVKRVIAVLSGKGGVGKSFVTGAIATELARHGHKVGVLDADITGPSIPKMFGMSGRHVHALGNLMLPEISEHGVKVMSSNLLLQNETDPVLWRGPVIAGAIRQFWSETSWGPIDYLLVDMPPGTGDVALTVFQSLPVDGIVIVTSPQDLVSMIVAKAVNMAEKMNVPILGIVENMSYIECPDCGKKIEVFGKSKLPEVAERYNLDILGQLPINPALAEACDKGEVETALPDGMLPKAVSAVEAITPHETDEA, via the coding sequence ATGGGTTGCGAACACGCACAGGCCGCCGGCGGACAAACGTCGCCGTCGCAATTTGAGGAGAACACGCTGTCCGAGGTCAAGCGCGTCATCGCCGTGCTTTCCGGCAAGGGCGGTGTCGGCAAGTCGTTTGTCACCGGTGCCATCGCCACCGAGCTTGCCCGTCACGGCCACAAGGTCGGCGTCCTCGATGCCGACATCACCGGTCCCTCTATCCCCAAGATGTTCGGTATGAGTGGACGCCACGTCCATGCCCTTGGCAACCTTATGCTGCCCGAAATCTCCGAGCACGGCGTCAAGGTCATGAGCTCCAACCTGCTGCTCCAAAACGAGACCGACCCCGTCCTTTGGCGCGGTCCGGTCATCGCAGGCGCCATTAGGCAGTTCTGGAGCGAGACCTCGTGGGGCCCCATCGACTACCTACTGGTCGACATGCCTCCGGGAACAGGCGACGTCGCGCTCACCGTCTTCCAGTCGCTGCCGGTCGACGGCATCGTCATCGTCACGAGCCCGCAGGATCTGGTCTCGATGATCGTCGCCAAGGCGGTCAACATGGCCGAGAAGATGAACGTCCCCATTCTGGGCATTGTCGAGAACATGAGCTATATTGAGTGCCCCGACTGCGGCAAGAAGATCGAGGTCTTTGGCAAGAGCAAGCTCCCCGAGGTCGCAGAGCGCTATAACCTCGACATCTTGGGCCAGCTTCCCATTAATCCGGCACTCGCCGAGGCCTGCGATAAGGGCGAGGTCGAGACCGCGCTGCCCGATGGCATGTTGCCCAAGGCAGTCTCTGCCGTCGAGGCTATTACCCCGCACGAGACCGACGAGGCCTAA
- a CDS encoding NAD(P)/FAD-dependent oxidoreductase — MNTSALYDVLVIGGGASGLAAAITAARAGKSVCIVERDVACGLKLLATGNGRCNLSNESIDPQRYNHPAFVESVMGPQPEQELMGFFSSLGIMTTSEEGRLYPRSLRAESVRDALLSVCDRLGITLICGANVASAHKASEGWALQIDRPARPLKAKKHDDRKSELRSLRKALADVPRKNEALQAHAVIIATGGNPTGIADTFRLPLTSLRPILCPVSATVVGDRAALKTLDGLRVRARLTLAHNHNELWHEDGEVLFRTFGISGVAVFNLSRRIQHGDTILLDVFPDLSKDELLDMLNRRVELLGGFSPRDPRWLDGMLAPQLSRVVCTAFEQCHPGSNDVIHLVSILKHFKLLVEGTAEERSAQVTRGGISVESISTPSLRARSVVDAPLYVCGEALDIDADCGGFNLAWAWISGIRAASSL, encoded by the coding sequence GTGAACACGAGCGCCCTCTATGACGTCTTGGTAATCGGCGGCGGGGCTTCAGGCCTCGCCGCCGCCATTACGGCCGCACGCGCTGGCAAAAGCGTCTGCATCGTTGAGCGCGATGTCGCCTGCGGCCTCAAGCTCCTTGCGACCGGTAACGGCCGCTGCAACCTCTCCAACGAATCGATTGATCCTCAGCGGTATAACCACCCCGCATTCGTCGAATCCGTCATGGGCCCCCAGCCCGAACAAGAGCTTATGGGGTTCTTCTCCTCGCTGGGTATCATGACAACCTCCGAGGAAGGCCGGCTGTACCCGCGCTCCCTTCGCGCCGAATCGGTGCGCGACGCGCTTCTCAGCGTTTGCGACCGCCTAGGTATCACCTTAATCTGCGGAGCCAACGTTGCCTCGGCGCACAAAGCTTCCGAAGGCTGGGCACTCCAAATAGACCGTCCAGCGCGGCCGCTCAAGGCAAAAAAGCACGATGACCGAAAATCGGAGCTCCGCTCGCTTCGGAAAGCGCTCGCCGATGTCCCTCGCAAGAACGAGGCCCTGCAGGCACATGCCGTAATTATCGCTACGGGCGGCAACCCCACCGGTATCGCCGATACGTTTCGCCTCCCCCTCACTTCGCTGCGCCCCATCCTCTGCCCCGTATCGGCAACGGTCGTTGGCGATCGGGCGGCACTCAAGACGTTGGATGGCCTGCGCGTCCGTGCCCGCTTGACGCTCGCCCACAATCATAATGAGCTCTGGCACGAAGACGGTGAAGTGCTGTTTCGAACCTTCGGTATCTCGGGCGTCGCTGTCTTCAACCTCTCTCGTCGTATCCAGCACGGCGATACGATCCTGCTCGACGTTTTCCCCGACCTCTCCAAAGACGAGTTGCTCGATATGCTCAACCGGCGCGTTGAGCTGCTCGGCGGCTTTTCGCCCCGCGATCCCCGTTGGCTCGACGGCATGCTCGCCCCGCAACTCTCCCGCGTCGTCTGCACAGCGTTCGAGCAGTGCCATCCAGGCTCCAACGATGTCATCCACCTGGTCTCGATCCTCAAACACTTTAAGTTGCTCGTCGAGGGAACAGCCGAGGAGCGCTCAGCGCAGGTCACGCGTGGTGGCATATCTGTCGAGAGTATCTCAACACCCAGCCTACGCGCGCGCAGCGTTGTCGACGCCCCGCTTTACGTCTGCGGTGAAGCGCTCGACATCGACGCCGATTGCGGAGGCTTTAACCTTGCGTGGGCCTGGATCTCGGGCATTCGCGCTGCAAGCAGCCTGTAG